A genome region from Arthrobacter agilis includes the following:
- a CDS encoding TerC family protein: MPALPLAFEIGTFVVLGIILLFDLLLVVKRPHEPSMKEAGLWVAFYVGLALVFAALMFVFTGPEYGSQFIAGWITEYSLSIDNLFVFIIIMARFSVPRKYQQEVLMVGIIIALILRGIFIALGAAVIENFSWIFYIFGAFLLYTAWKQATDSGEDEEHAGDNKLIAKLRSVLPMSESYDGNKVRTVVDGKKLFTPMLIVFVTIGLTDLLFAVDSIPAIFGLTQSAFIVFTANIFALMGLRQLYFLLGGLMTRLIYLKHALSVILAFIGVKLILHAMHVNELPFLNGGQHIEWAPEIPTFVSLAVIVATIVIAVIASLIRSRVDEKAAVGSDGAAGTTSSAVDDGLDDAADEADAKEPRR; this comes from the coding sequence ATGCCCGCATTGCCCCTGGCGTTCGAGATCGGCACGTTCGTCGTGCTCGGGATCATCCTGCTGTTCGACCTGCTCCTCGTCGTCAAGCGCCCCCACGAGCCGTCCATGAAGGAAGCGGGCCTGTGGGTCGCTTTCTACGTGGGCCTCGCCCTCGTGTTCGCGGCCCTGATGTTCGTCTTCACCGGGCCGGAGTACGGCAGCCAGTTCATCGCCGGCTGGATCACCGAGTACAGCCTGAGCATCGACAACCTGTTCGTCTTCATCATCATCATGGCGCGGTTCTCGGTCCCCAGGAAGTACCAGCAGGAGGTGCTCATGGTGGGCATCATCATCGCGCTGATCCTGCGCGGCATCTTCATCGCCCTCGGTGCCGCCGTCATCGAGAACTTCAGCTGGATCTTCTACATCTTCGGCGCCTTCCTCCTCTACACCGCCTGGAAGCAGGCCACCGACTCCGGCGAGGACGAGGAGCACGCGGGGGACAACAAGCTCATCGCGAAGCTCCGGTCCGTCCTGCCGATGTCCGAGTCCTACGACGGCAACAAGGTGCGTACCGTCGTCGACGGCAAGAAGCTCTTCACCCCCATGCTCATCGTCTTCGTGACGATCGGCCTCACGGACCTCCTCTTCGCCGTCGACTCCATCCCGGCGATCTTCGGCCTGACGCAGAGCGCGTTCATCGTCTTCACGGCGAACATCTTCGCCCTCATGGGCCTGCGCCAGCTCTACTTCCTCCTCGGCGGCCTGATGACGCGCCTGATCTACCTGAAGCACGCACTGTCGGTGATCCTCGCCTTCATCGGGGTGAAGCTCATCCTCCACGCCATGCACGTCAACGAGCTGCCCTTCCTCAACGGCGGCCAGCACATCGAGTGGGCCCCGGAGATCCCCACCTTCGTGTCCCTCGCGGTGATCGTCGCGACGATCGTCATCGCGGTCATCGCCAGCCTGATCCGTTCGCGGGTCGACGAGAAGGCCGCGGTCGGTTCTGACGGCGCGGCCGGGACGACGTCCTCGGCCGTCGACGACGGACTCGACGACGCAGCGGACGAGGCCGACGCGAAGGAGCCCCGCCGGTAG
- a CDS encoding alpha/beta fold hydrolase, whose amino-acid sequence MRGLRATGHSFRVPLDHDDPASPLIDVFAREYSSLEHSDEDVARLPWLLFLQGGPGGRGVRTTQLSGWMKAAAREFRILMLDQRGTGLSTPADAATLAAFPTPEAQAEYLTHFRADSIVADAELIRHRLGSGPWTVFGQSYGGFCTLTYLSNAPQGVERALLTGGLAPLAGRPDEVYRATFARVEDRNREYFAWYPEDRDLVTRIARHLEAVEETLPSGERLTVRRFQMVGSFLGGNTRVHGLHYLLEDAFTTTPDGPRLSATFLEQVQGIVSRATQPLYALMHESIYCQGFASDWAARRVLDEYPQFRDDAAEILFTGEMVYPWYFEEDPALRPLRAVADVLAAKADWGPLYDVDVLATNTVPAAAAVYRHDIYVDRELSRATAAAVRRLEVWETDEFHHDGIADDGEAIFERLLGMTRA is encoded by the coding sequence ATGCGGGGACTGCGCGCCACCGGCCACTCCTTCCGCGTACCGCTCGACCACGACGACCCGGCGTCCCCCCTCATCGACGTCTTCGCCCGCGAGTACTCGTCGCTCGAGCACAGCGACGAGGACGTCGCACGGCTGCCCTGGCTCCTGTTCCTGCAGGGCGGCCCCGGCGGCCGCGGCGTCCGCACCACGCAGCTCTCGGGCTGGATGAAGGCCGCCGCGAGGGAGTTCCGGATCCTCATGCTGGACCAGCGGGGCACCGGACTCTCCACGCCCGCCGACGCCGCGACGCTCGCCGCGTTTCCGACCCCCGAGGCGCAGGCCGAGTATCTCACCCACTTCCGGGCGGACTCGATCGTGGCGGACGCCGAACTGATCCGCCACCGCCTCGGCAGCGGGCCGTGGACGGTCTTCGGGCAGAGCTACGGCGGCTTCTGCACCCTCACCTACCTGTCGAACGCGCCGCAGGGCGTCGAGCGCGCGCTCCTCACGGGCGGCCTCGCTCCCCTGGCCGGCCGGCCGGACGAGGTGTACCGGGCCACGTTCGCCCGGGTCGAGGACCGCAACCGGGAGTACTTCGCCTGGTACCCGGAGGACCGCGACCTCGTGACCCGCATCGCCCGCCACCTCGAGGCGGTGGAGGAGACCCTCCCCAGCGGGGAGCGGCTCACGGTTCGGCGCTTCCAGATGGTCGGCTCGTTCCTCGGCGGGAACACGAGGGTGCACGGCCTCCACTACCTCCTGGAGGACGCGTTCACCACCACGCCGGACGGTCCCCGCCTGTCCGCGACGTTCCTCGAACAGGTGCAGGGCATCGTCAGCCGGGCGACCCAGCCGCTCTACGCGCTGATGCACGAATCCATCTACTGCCAGGGCTTCGCGTCCGACTGGGCGGCGCGTCGCGTCCTCGACGAGTATCCGCAGTTCCGCGACGACGCCGCAGAGATCCTCTTCACCGGCGAGATGGTGTACCCGTGGTATTTCGAGGAGGACCCGGCGCTCCGCCCGCTCCGGGCCGTGGCGGACGTCCTCGCCGCGAAGGCGGACTGGGGTCCCCTCTACGACGTCGATGTCCTGGCGACGAACACCGTTCCCGCCGCCGCAGCGGTCTACCGGCACGACATCTACGTCGACCGGGAACTCTCCCGCGCGACGGCCGCCGCCGTGCGGAGGCTCGAGGTGTGGGAGACCGACGAGTTCCACCACGACGGCATCGCCGACGACGGCGAGGCGATCTTCGAACGCCTGCTCGGCATGACGCGCGCCTAG
- a CDS encoding GNAT family N-acetyltransferase — MMTIREARPADVPVILQLIHDLALYEREPDAVKNTVESLEDALFGDRPTIFAHVAETGGRVQGFALWFLNYSTWEGVNGIYLEDLYVRPEARGAGHGKALLGHLARIAAERGYARVEWSVLDWNEPSIRFYEQLGARPQSGWSTFRLTGSALAEAAAL; from the coding sequence ATCATGACCATTCGCGAAGCACGGCCGGCCGACGTCCCGGTCATCCTCCAGCTCATCCACGATCTCGCCCTCTACGAGCGGGAGCCGGACGCCGTGAAGAACACCGTCGAATCGCTCGAGGACGCCCTGTTCGGTGACCGCCCGACCATCTTCGCCCATGTCGCCGAGACGGGGGGCCGGGTCCAGGGCTTCGCGCTCTGGTTCCTCAACTACTCCACCTGGGAGGGCGTCAACGGGATCTACCTCGAGGACCTGTACGTGCGCCCCGAGGCACGCGGCGCGGGGCACGGCAAGGCGCTGCTCGGACACCTGGCCCGGATCGCCGCGGAGCGCGGCTACGCCCGCGTGGAGTGGTCGGTCCTCGACTGGAACGAGCCGTCGATCCGCTTCTACGAGCAGCTCGGCGCCCGCCCGCAGTCGGGGTGGAGCACCTTCCGGCTGACGGGCAGCGCCCTCGCCGAAGCCGCAGCCCTGTGA
- a CDS encoding DEAD/DEAH box helicase — protein MELVSGNNVILATPTGSGKSLVAIAAHLKSFADGRTSYYTAPIKALVSEKFFALCDIFGPENVGMITGDSGVNQDAPIICCTAEILANLALREGALADVDTVVMDEFHFYSDPQRGWAWQVPLLELPQAQFLLMSATLGDVTRFEKDLTERTGRPTATVTSVERPIPLHYYYVETPVQESLEELLSTRQAPVYVVHFSQAEAIERAQNLMSVNVCTREEKDRIADLIATFRFSAGFGKTLNRLVRHGIGVHHAGMLPKYRRLVEQLAQAGLLKVICGTDTLGVGINVPIRTVLLTALSKYDGVRTRLLNAREFHQISGRAGRAGYDTAGTVVVQAPDHVVENTKAMAKAVSKFGDDQKKLRQVVRKKPPQGFVSWGRPTYERLVESIPDPLTSSFSVSHSMLLNLLERPGDPFTAAKRLLTENHETRASQLRLMRRAIGIYRELVTAGIVERLPVPEPDGRQVRLRVHLQANFALNQPLSPFALASLELLDPEAPGYALDVVSVIEATLEKPRQVLNAQEKKARGEAVAAMKAEGIDYDARMARLEEVSYPKPLEELLQQAFDVYRSSAPWLGDFELTPKSVVRDMYERAMSFGEYVAFYSLTRSEGILLRYLADCYKALRHTVPVEALREDLSDILEWLGELVRQVDSSLLDEWTQLSAGVAPGVTVDAVDLPEEPPSVTSNERAFRVMVRNEMFQRVKLFADERDEALGALDADSGWTAERWAEALDGYFGDYEDIDDGPEARGPALLLITKAPGVWKVRQILKDPEGNNDWGINAEIDLEASDEAGSPVVRILGVGAPAAA, from the coding sequence ATGGAGCTCGTCTCCGGCAACAACGTGATCCTCGCGACGCCCACCGGGTCCGGGAAGTCCCTCGTCGCGATCGCAGCCCACCTGAAGTCGTTCGCCGACGGGCGCACGAGCTACTACACGGCGCCGATCAAGGCCCTCGTGTCGGAGAAGTTCTTCGCGCTCTGCGACATCTTCGGACCGGAGAACGTCGGCATGATCACGGGTGACTCCGGGGTGAACCAGGACGCCCCGATCATCTGCTGCACCGCGGAGATCCTCGCGAACCTCGCCCTCCGCGAGGGCGCCCTCGCGGACGTCGACACCGTGGTCATGGACGAGTTCCACTTCTACTCCGACCCGCAGCGCGGCTGGGCGTGGCAGGTCCCCCTGCTCGAGCTGCCGCAGGCGCAGTTCCTGCTGATGTCCGCGACCCTCGGTGACGTGACGCGCTTCGAGAAGGACCTCACGGAGCGCACCGGCCGCCCGACGGCGACGGTCACGTCGGTGGAGCGGCCCATCCCGCTGCACTACTACTACGTCGAGACGCCCGTGCAGGAGTCCCTCGAGGAGCTGCTCTCCACGCGGCAGGCACCCGTGTACGTGGTGCACTTCAGCCAGGCGGAGGCCATCGAGCGGGCGCAGAACCTCATGAGCGTCAATGTCTGCACGCGCGAGGAGAAGGACCGCATCGCGGACCTGATCGCGACCTTCCGGTTCTCGGCGGGCTTCGGCAAGACCCTGAACCGCCTCGTCCGCCACGGCATCGGCGTGCACCATGCGGGCATGCTGCCCAAGTACCGGCGCCTCGTCGAGCAGCTCGCCCAGGCCGGACTGCTGAAGGTCATCTGCGGCACGGACACCCTCGGGGTCGGCATCAACGTGCCGATCCGCACCGTGCTCCTGACCGCGCTCAGCAAGTACGACGGCGTGCGCACGCGCCTGCTCAACGCGCGCGAGTTCCACCAGATCTCCGGCCGTGCCGGCCGCGCCGGTTACGACACCGCGGGCACCGTGGTGGTCCAGGCGCCCGACCACGTCGTCGAGAACACCAAGGCCATGGCCAAGGCCGTCTCCAAGTTCGGTGACGACCAGAAGAAGCTGCGCCAGGTGGTGCGGAAGAAGCCGCCACAGGGCTTCGTCTCCTGGGGCAGGCCCACCTACGAGCGGCTGGTCGAGAGCATCCCCGATCCCCTGACGTCGTCGTTCTCCGTCAGCCACTCGATGCTCCTGAACCTCCTCGAGCGGCCCGGCGACCCCTTCACCGCCGCGAAGCGCCTGCTCACCGAGAACCACGAGACCCGCGCATCGCAGCTGCGGCTCATGCGCCGCGCCATCGGCATCTACCGGGAGCTCGTCACCGCCGGGATCGTGGAGCGGCTGCCCGTCCCCGAACCGGACGGCCGGCAGGTGCGGCTCAGGGTCCACCTGCAGGCGAACTTCGCGCTCAACCAGCCCCTCTCCCCCTTCGCCCTCGCGAGCCTGGAGCTCCTCGACCCCGAGGCGCCGGGCTATGCGCTCGATGTCGTCTCCGTCATCGAGGCCACGCTCGAGAAGCCGCGGCAGGTCCTCAACGCCCAGGAGAAGAAGGCCCGCGGGGAGGCCGTAGCCGCGATGAAGGCCGAGGGCATCGACTACGACGCGCGCATGGCCCGCCTCGAGGAGGTCAGCTACCCGAAGCCCCTCGAGGAGCTGCTGCAGCAGGCGTTCGACGTCTACCGGTCGTCCGCCCCGTGGCTCGGCGACTTCGAGCTCACCCCCAAGTCCGTGGTGCGCGATATGTACGAACGCGCCATGAGCTTCGGCGAGTACGTCGCCTTCTACTCGCTGACGCGCTCCGAGGGCATCCTGCTCCGCTACCTCGCCGACTGCTACAAGGCCCTACGGCACACCGTGCCCGTCGAGGCCCTCCGCGAGGACCTCAGCGACATCCTGGAATGGCTCGGCGAGCTCGTGCGGCAGGTCGACAGCAGCCTCCTCGACGAGTGGACCCAGCTCTCCGCCGGCGTGGCGCCGGGAGTCACCGTCGACGCCGTGGACCTGCCCGAGGAGCCGCCGTCGGTCACGTCCAACGAACGCGCCTTCCGCGTGATGGTCCGCAACGAGATGTTCCAGCGGGTGAAACTGTTCGCCGACGAGCGGGACGAGGCACTCGGTGCCCTCGACGCCGACTCGGGGTGGACCGCGGAGCGGTGGGCGGAGGCCCTCGACGGGTACTTCGGGGACTACGAGGACATCGACGACGGCCCGGAGGCCCGCGGGCCGGCCCTGCTGCTCATCACGAAGGCCCCGGGCGTCTGGAAGGTGCGGCAGATCCTCAAGGACCCGGAGGGGAACAACGACTGGGGCATCAACGCGGAGATCGACCTCGAGGCGTCGGACGAGGCGGGCAGCCCGGTGGTCAGGATCCTCGGCGTGGGGGCTCCGGCCGCCGCCTGA
- a CDS encoding trans-aconitate 2-methyltransferase: MRWDPGLYGRHAGHRGRPFFDLVGRIGSPSPRSVVDLGCGPGELTEALARRWPGATVRGIDTSVDMIGAARRRPVLPNLRFEVGDLRDYAPASDDVIVTNAALQWVPGHEELLVRWSGALPEGGWIALQVPGNFSAPSHALLREHAASPRWAEKLRGVLRHDDAVGEPADYLRLLLAAGLEADVWETTYQQVLQGEDAVLGWVRGTALRPVLDVLTPGEAADFEAGYAELLRTAYPRGGHGTVFGFRRIFAVGHRPA; the protein is encoded by the coding sequence ATGCGCTGGGACCCCGGACTCTACGGCCGCCACGCGGGTCACCGCGGGCGGCCCTTCTTCGACCTGGTGGGGCGGATCGGCTCGCCGTCTCCGCGGAGCGTCGTGGACCTCGGCTGCGGACCCGGGGAGCTGACGGAGGCGCTCGCGCGGCGGTGGCCGGGCGCGACGGTGCGGGGGATCGATACCAGCGTCGACATGATCGGTGCCGCGCGGCGGCGGCCCGTGTTGCCGAACCTGCGCTTCGAGGTCGGCGACCTGCGCGACTATGCCCCTGCCTCCGACGACGTGATCGTCACGAACGCCGCCCTGCAGTGGGTGCCGGGCCACGAGGAGCTCCTGGTCCGCTGGAGCGGAGCCCTGCCCGAGGGCGGCTGGATCGCGCTGCAGGTGCCGGGCAACTTCTCCGCCCCGTCCCATGCCCTGCTGCGCGAGCACGCGGCGAGCCCACGGTGGGCGGAGAAGCTGCGCGGCGTGCTCCGCCACGACGACGCCGTCGGGGAACCCGCGGACTACCTGCGGCTGCTGCTCGCCGCGGGACTCGAGGCCGACGTCTGGGAGACCACGTACCAGCAGGTGCTGCAGGGCGAGGACGCCGTGCTCGGGTGGGTCCGCGGGACCGCCCTGCGGCCCGTCCTGGACGTCCTGACGCCCGGGGAGGCCGCCGACTTCGAGGCCGGCTACGCGGAGCTGCTCCGCACGGCGTACCCACGGGGCGGGCACGGGACGGTCTTCGGCTTCCGCCGCATCTTCGCCGTCGGGCACCGGCCCGCCTGA
- a CDS encoding MBL fold metallo-hydrolase, which produces MTGPLHDLSELTIRSISVSEMDNNVYVLTSRSSGAQVLIDAADDAPAILGLLADAQEDTDAEARVALIVTTHSHWDHVRALAEVRDAVRARTAAGADDVAEIAVPTDVPLRQGDVGSFEGFELEAIHLRGHTPGSVALLYQDPHGPAHLFTGDSLFPGGVGNTQGDPERFASLYGDVVARIFDRLPDDTVVHPGHGRGTTLGAERGSLGEWKQRGW; this is translated from the coding sequence ATGACCGGCCCCCTGCACGACCTCAGCGAGCTCACGATCCGCAGCATCTCCGTGTCCGAGATGGACAACAACGTCTACGTGCTGACGTCCAGGTCCAGCGGCGCGCAGGTGCTCATCGACGCCGCAGACGACGCGCCCGCCATCCTCGGGCTCCTCGCCGACGCACAGGAGGACACGGACGCCGAAGCCCGTGTGGCCCTGATCGTCACCACCCACTCGCACTGGGACCACGTGCGGGCGCTCGCCGAGGTCAGGGACGCCGTGAGGGCCCGCACCGCCGCCGGTGCCGACGACGTCGCCGAGATCGCCGTCCCGACGGACGTACCGCTGCGGCAGGGCGACGTCGGGTCCTTCGAGGGCTTCGAGCTCGAGGCGATCCACCTGCGCGGCCACACCCCGGGTTCCGTCGCACTGCTCTACCAGGATCCCCACGGGCCCGCGCACCTGTTCACCGGCGACTCGCTGTTCCCCGGCGGCGTCGGCAACACCCAGGGTGACCCCGAACGCTTCGCCTCGCTGTACGGCGACGTCGTGGCCCGCATCTTCGACCGCCTGCCGGACGACACGGTGGTCCACCCGGGGCACGGGAGAGGCACGACCCTCGGGGCGGAGCGCGGCTCGCTCGGTGAATGGAAGCAGCGCGGCTGGTAG
- a CDS encoding GntR family transcriptional regulator, translating into MEQDIPRWLKLDPQSAVPPFEQIKQAILAAATTGKAAVGTRLPPVRALAAHLGIAANTVARSYRELEQAGVVETRGRAGTVITSGGDEAREKVGAAADAFAEVVRSAGLSETDAVAIVRAALRRA; encoded by the coding sequence GTGGAGCAGGACATCCCCCGGTGGCTGAAGCTGGACCCGCAGAGCGCGGTGCCGCCGTTCGAGCAGATCAAGCAGGCCATCCTGGCGGCGGCGACAACGGGGAAGGCCGCCGTCGGCACGCGCCTGCCGCCGGTCCGCGCGCTCGCAGCGCACCTGGGCATCGCGGCGAACACCGTCGCCCGCTCCTACCGCGAACTGGAGCAGGCGGGCGTCGTGGAGACGAGGGGGAGGGCCGGGACGGTCATCACCTCCGGCGGTGACGAGGCGCGGGAGAAGGTGGGTGCCGCCGCTGACGCCTTCGCGGAGGTGGTGCGCTCCGCAGGCCTGTCGGAGACCGACGCGGTGGCCATCGTGAGGGCGGCATTGCGCCGAGCGTGA
- the uvrA gene encoding excinuclease ABC subunit UvrA, with the protein MSIANSLEQHAHNPELAPQDLSRLIVKGAREHNLRNVDLDLPRDAMIVFTGLSGSGKSSLAFDTIFAEGQRRYVESLSAYARQFLGQVDKPDVDFIEGLSPAVSIDQKSTSKNPRSTVGTITEIYDYMRLLWARVGRPHCPVCGEPVAKQTPQQIVDQLLELDEGTRFQILAPVVRARKGEFVDLFQELTAKGYSRARVDGKLIQLSDPPKLGKQYKHTIEVIIDRLVVKGGIQQRLTDSVETALKLADGRVLAEFVDLPEDDAKRLHAFSEHLACPNEHPLAIDEVEPRSFSFNNPFGACPACTGIGSKLEVDEELVVPNPDLSLAEGAIAPWSLGTATLEYWTRLLEGLASELNFDITTPWRKLPDRAREAALYGKDHKVVVQYKNRFGRERKYSTGFEGAVQYIQRKHMETESDNARDRYEEYMREIPCPTCGGARLNPASLSVLINGRSIAEVSAMPMRDCAEFLDNLVLTGREAQIANQVLKEIQARLTFLLDVGLEYLNLERASGTLSGGEAQRIRLATQIGSGLVGVLYVLDEPSIGLHQRDNRRLIETLTRLRNLGNTLIVVEHDEDTIAEADWIVDIGPGAGEHGGQVVHSGLLEDLLANEQSLTGDYLSGRRKIEIPAKRRKIDRSRQLKVVGAREHNLVNVDATIPLGVLTAVTGVSGSGKSTLVNDILYKVLANKLNGAKQVAGRHKRIDGLEHLDKVIHVDQSPIGRTPRSNPATYTGVFDNIRKLFAETTEAKVRGYLPGRFSFNVKGGRCEACSGDGTLKIEMNFLPDVYVPCEVCHGARYNRETLEVHYKGKTIADVLDMPIEEGAEFFAAFSPIARHLNTLVEVGLGYVRLGQPATTLSGGEAQRVKLASELQKRSNGRSIYVLDEPTTGLHFEDIRKLLLVLQGLVDKGNTVITIEHNLDVIKSADWVIDLGPDGGSGGGQIIATGTPEQVSRNEASYTGTFLKEIFDKAQ; encoded by the coding sequence GTGTCTATAGCAAATTCCCTCGAGCAGCACGCCCACAACCCGGAGCTGGCCCCCCAGGACCTGTCCCGGCTGATCGTCAAGGGCGCGCGTGAGCACAACCTGCGCAACGTCGACCTGGACCTGCCGCGCGACGCCATGATCGTCTTCACCGGCCTCTCGGGCTCCGGCAAGTCGTCGCTGGCCTTCGACACCATCTTCGCGGAGGGCCAGCGGCGCTACGTCGAGTCCCTGTCCGCGTACGCCCGGCAGTTCCTCGGCCAGGTGGACAAGCCCGACGTCGACTTCATCGAGGGCCTCTCGCCCGCGGTCTCGATCGACCAGAAGTCCACGAGCAAGAACCCCCGGTCCACCGTGGGCACCATCACGGAGATCTACGACTACATGCGCCTGCTCTGGGCGCGCGTCGGCCGCCCCCACTGCCCGGTCTGCGGCGAGCCCGTCGCGAAGCAGACGCCGCAGCAGATCGTCGACCAGCTCCTCGAGCTCGACGAGGGCACCCGCTTCCAGATCCTCGCGCCCGTCGTCCGCGCCCGGAAGGGCGAGTTCGTCGACCTCTTCCAGGAACTCACGGCCAAGGGCTACTCGCGTGCGCGCGTCGACGGCAAGCTCATCCAGCTCAGCGATCCGCCGAAGCTCGGCAAGCAGTACAAGCACACCATCGAGGTCATCATCGACCGCCTCGTGGTGAAGGGCGGCATCCAGCAGCGCCTGACGGACTCCGTCGAGACGGCCCTGAAGCTCGCCGACGGCCGCGTGCTCGCCGAGTTCGTGGACCTGCCGGAGGACGACGCGAAGCGCCTCCACGCGTTCTCCGAGCACCTCGCCTGCCCCAACGAGCACCCGCTGGCCATCGACGAGGTCGAGCCCCGCTCGTTCTCCTTCAACAACCCCTTCGGTGCCTGCCCGGCCTGCACCGGCATCGGCAGCAAGCTCGAGGTCGACGAGGAGCTGGTGGTCCCCAACCCGGACCTGAGCCTGGCCGAGGGCGCCATCGCCCCGTGGTCGCTCGGGACGGCGACGCTCGAGTACTGGACGCGCCTGCTCGAAGGGCTCGCGTCGGAGCTGAACTTCGACATCACCACCCCCTGGCGGAAGCTCCCCGACCGTGCCCGGGAGGCCGCGCTGTACGGCAAGGACCACAAGGTCGTGGTGCAGTACAAGAACCGCTTCGGGCGGGAACGCAAGTACAGCACCGGCTTCGAGGGTGCCGTGCAGTACATCCAGCGCAAGCACATGGAGACCGAGTCCGACAACGCCCGGGACCGCTACGAGGAGTACATGCGGGAGATCCCGTGCCCCACCTGCGGTGGCGCGCGGCTGAACCCGGCGTCGCTCTCCGTGCTCATCAACGGGCGCTCCATCGCCGAGGTCTCCGCGATGCCCATGCGCGACTGCGCCGAGTTCCTCGACAACCTCGTGCTCACCGGCCGTGAGGCGCAGATCGCCAACCAGGTCCTCAAGGAGATCCAGGCCCGCCTGACCTTCCTGCTCGACGTCGGCCTCGAGTACCTCAACCTCGAGCGGGCCTCGGGGACGCTCTCCGGCGGCGAGGCCCAGCGCATCCGCCTCGCCACGCAGATCGGTTCCGGGCTCGTCGGTGTGCTCTACGTGCTCGACGAGCCGTCCATCGGGCTCCACCAGCGCGACAACCGCCGCCTCATCGAGACGCTGACGCGCCTGCGGAACCTCGGCAACACGCTGATCGTCGTCGAGCACGACGAGGACACCATCGCCGAGGCCGACTGGATCGTGGACATCGGGCCCGGCGCGGGCGAGCACGGCGGCCAGGTGGTGCACTCCGGCCTCCTGGAGGACCTGCTGGCCAACGAGCAGTCCCTGACGGGCGACTACCTCTCGGGGCGCCGCAAGATCGAGATCCCTGCGAAGCGCCGCAAGATCGACCGGTCCCGGCAGCTGAAGGTCGTGGGCGCGCGGGAGCACAACCTCGTGAACGTGGACGCCACGATCCCGCTCGGGGTGCTGACCGCGGTGACCGGCGTGAGCGGCTCCGGCAAGTCGACCCTCGTGAACGACATCCTGTACAAGGTGCTCGCCAACAAGCTGAACGGCGCCAAGCAGGTCGCGGGCCGGCACAAGCGGATCGACGGACTGGAGCACCTGGACAAGGTCATCCACGTCGACCAGAGCCCGATCGGCCGCACCCCCCGGTCGAATCCCGCCACGTACACCGGCGTCTTCGACAACATCCGCAAGCTCTTCGCGGAGACCACGGAGGCCAAGGTCCGCGGCTACCTGCCGGGACGGTTCTCCTTCAACGTCAAGGGCGGACGCTGCGAGGCGTGCTCGGGCGACGGCACCCTGAAGATCGAGATGAACTTCCTGCCGGACGTCTACGTCCCCTGCGAGGTGTGCCACGGGGCCCGGTACAACCGCGAGACCCTCGAGGTGCACTACAAGGGCAAGACCATCGCCGACGTCCTCGACATGCCCATCGAGGAGGGCGCGGAGTTCTTCGCCGCGTTCAGCCCGATCGCACGCCACCTGAACACGCTCGTCGAGGTGGGCCTCGGCTACGTCCGGCTGGGCCAGCCCGCCACCACGCTGTCCGGCGGCGAGGCGCAGCGCGTCAAGCTCGCCAGCGAGCTGCAGAAGCGCTCGAACGGGCGGAGCATCTACGTCCTGGACGAGCCGACCACCGGCCTGCACTTCGAGGACATCCGCAAGCTCCTGCTCGTCCTGCAGGGCCTCGTGGACAAGGGCAACACGGTGATCACCATCGAGCACAACCTCGACGTCATCAAGAGCGCCGACTGGGTCATCGACCTCGGACCCGACGGGGGCTCGGGCGGCGGGCAGATCATCGCGACGGGCACTCCCGAGCAGGTCTCCCGGAACGAGGCGAGCTACACCGGCACGTTCCTGAAGGAGATCTTCGACAAGGCGCAGTAG
- a CDS encoding HAD hydrolase-like protein, translating to MHSLILFDLDGTLVDPAGAITDGISDALRRHGLPVPADDALQAMVGPPLVRSLTSLAGVPADRVQEVLTTYRAGYVESGMARSRPYPGIARCVDALAGRGAVVAVATQKPEWLAEELLAVQGLRHLFASVHGSPRDETAATGGKAPIIRAALDRHPAAAGSAVMVGDRRHDVEGATANGLPCVGVGWGFAAPGELEDAGATTLVQSADELLEVLGGRL from the coding sequence ATGCATTCGCTGATACTCTTCGACCTCGACGGAACCCTCGTCGACCCGGCAGGAGCCATCACCGACGGCATCAGCGACGCGCTGCGCCGCCACGGCCTGCCCGTGCCGGCGGACGATGCCCTCCAGGCCATGGTGGGCCCGCCGCTCGTCCGGTCGCTGACCTCCCTGGCGGGCGTGCCCGCCGACCGCGTGCAGGAGGTCCTGACCACCTACCGCGCGGGCTACGTGGAGTCCGGCATGGCCCGGAGCCGCCCCTACCCCGGTATCGCCCGCTGCGTCGACGCGCTGGCCGGTCGCGGCGCCGTGGTCGCCGTGGCCACCCAGAAACCCGAATGGCTGGCCGAGGAGCTCCTCGCCGTGCAGGGACTCCGGCACCTCTTCGCCTCCGTGCACGGATCCCCGCGCGACGAGACGGCGGCCACCGGCGGCAAGGCCCCCATCATCCGGGCAGCCCTGGACCGCCACCCCGCCGCGGCCGGCTCCGCGGTCATGGTCGGCGATCGCCGGCACGACGTCGAGGGCGCCACCGCGAACGGCCTGCCGTGCGTCGGCGTCGGGTGGGGCTTCGCCGCACCCGGTGAACTGGAGGACGCCGGGGCCACTACCCTCGTGCAGTCCGCCGACGAGCTGCTGGAGGTGCTCGGTGGGCGTCTATGA